The Candidatus Izemoplasmatales bacterium genome has a window encoding:
- a CDS encoding PHB depolymerase family esterase: MHAKRILMALLVPWIVATLAACARTVPAGHLDGLVSRQGLGYELYVPESYDGETELPLLLLLHGGGQTAAAIASLSRMDDYAELRDVVVVYPEQSVEANPGRYWNWFLPENQTRGEGEPEMLADLVREVSDAYRIDRDRIAVAGFSAGGCMAITLGILYPDLFDGIATTGAVAFGVANDAVSANEAIAGTLPAIDQTIDAAYAAMPAEFRRPVRALLFHGDADQRVDFVNLAFATDVLVGLNARIDQTFPIGFSETERIVGEGRLAFTVDIYHGDGAMIQVYAVEGMAHRWPGAPSSETYGDPLAPDFSELALAFLFPAS; encoded by the coding sequence TTGCACGCAAAACGCATACTCATGGCATTGCTCGTTCCATGGATCGTCGCGACCCTGGCCGCCTGTGCCCGCACGGTTCCCGCCGGCCATCTCGACGGACTCGTCAGCCGGCAGGGGCTGGGTTACGAACTGTATGTCCCGGAATCCTACGACGGCGAAACGGAACTGCCGCTCCTTCTGCTTCTCCACGGCGGCGGACAGACCGCCGCGGCGATCGCGTCGCTTTCGCGGATGGACGACTACGCCGAACTGCGCGACGTCGTCGTGGTCTATCCGGAGCAGTCGGTCGAGGCCAACCCGGGACGCTACTGGAACTGGTTCCTGCCCGAGAACCAGACACGCGGCGAAGGCGAGCCGGAAATGCTCGCCGACCTCGTCCGCGAGGTCTCCGACGCGTATCGGATCGACCGCGACCGGATCGCGGTCGCCGGCTTCTCCGCCGGTGGCTGCATGGCGATCACCCTCGGGATCCTTTATCCGGATCTCTTCGATGGAATCGCGACGACGGGCGCCGTCGCCTTCGGCGTCGCGAACGACGCGGTCTCCGCCAACGAGGCGATCGCCGGGACGCTACCCGCGATCGACCAAACGATCGACGCCGCCTACGCGGCGATGCCCGCGGAGTTCCGAAGGCCGGTTCGTGCTCTCCTCTTTCACGGCGACGCCGACCAGCGCGTCGACTTCGTCAACCTCGCGTTCGCGACGGACGTCCTCGTCGGGCTGAACGCGCGAATCGATCAGACGTTCCCGATCGGCTTTTCGGAGACCGAACGGATCGTGGGCGAGGGCAGACTCGCGTTCACGGTGGACATCTATCACGGGGACGGCGCCATGATCCAGGTTTATGCCGTCGAGGGAATGGCCCACCGCTGGCCGGGGGCGCCCTCGTCCGAGACCTACGGCGACCCGCTCGCGCCGGATTTCTCCGAACTGGCGCTCGCGTTCCTCTTCCCCGCGTCCTGA
- a CDS encoding SGNH/GDSL hydrolase family protein, which yields MKGPARMHILFLGDSITDWGRSRPDGKRLGDGYVKLVADDLQSRHPDIDFDFTNTGISGDRTKDILERIRPDMVDRRPDLVVLMIGINDVWRRYDRNDPTTQAQFSKNYRAILDAIQKDAKAKVILLEPFLVDVPDKPFRPDLAPKVASVRLIAATRRLPLIRLDERFRQAAKDRAPLFYAGDGIHPSPEGARFIADLVVPEIEKFL from the coding sequence ATGAAAGGACCCGCACGCATGCACATCCTCTTCCTCGGCGATTCGATCACCGACTGGGGCCGCAGCCGCCCCGACGGGAAGCGTCTCGGCGACGGTTACGTGAAGCTCGTCGCCGACGACCTCCAGTCCCGCCACCCCGACATCGATTTCGACTTCACGAACACCGGCATCTCCGGCGACCGTACGAAGGACATCCTCGAACGCATCCGTCCCGACATGGTCGACCGTCGTCCCGACCTCGTCGTCCTGATGATCGGGATCAACGACGTCTGGCGCCGCTATGACCGAAACGACCCCACCACCCAGGCGCAGTTCTCGAAGAACTACCGCGCCATCCTCGATGCGATTCAGAAGGACGCGAAGGCGAAGGTGATCCTCCTCGAACCGTTCCTCGTCGACGTTCCCGACAAACCCTTCCGACCCGACCTCGCTCCGAAGGTCGCCTCGGTCCGCCTGATCGCGGCGACGCGCCGCCTCCCCCTGATCCGCCTCGACGAACGCTTCCGCCAGGCGGCGAAGGATCGGGCGCCGCTCTTCTACGCCGGCGACGGGATCCATCCGAGCCCCGAAGGCGCGCGCTTCATCGCCGACCTCGTCGTCCCCGAGATCGAAAAGTTCCTGTAA
- a CDS encoding class I SAM-dependent methyltransferase, whose protein sequence is MKNYVRGNKAAWEEAFDKAEGYGERNVERLKTEEFPFLTPEFVAVLKDAGLKGGKVAQFMCNNGRELLSVVKNCGAAGGVGFDIAENMVAQANRHAAATGIDCAFVATDVLKVGRAWEGRFDAAFLTVGALCWIERLDDLFEVVRRCLKPGGILLIHEMHPFTNMLAVSGEDEYDPALPERIALPYFRDVPFVDAMGMHYMVGDHYPSKTFTSFAHTTAELLTALIKNRFSLASFSEHPVDVSDSFKELERFRIPLSYILTARAV, encoded by the coding sequence ATGAAAAACTACGTGCGCGGCAACAAGGCCGCCTGGGAAGAGGCGTTCGACAAGGCCGAAGGCTACGGCGAACGCAACGTCGAGCGGCTGAAGACCGAGGAATTCCCGTTCCTGACCCCGGAGTTCGTCGCCGTCCTGAAGGACGCCGGCCTGAAGGGCGGCAAGGTTGCGCAGTTCATGTGCAACAACGGGCGCGAACTGCTTTCGGTCGTCAAGAACTGCGGCGCCGCGGGCGGCGTCGGCTTCGACATCGCCGAGAACATGGTGGCGCAGGCCAACCGCCACGCCGCCGCGACCGGAATCGACTGCGCCTTCGTCGCAACCGACGTCCTCAAGGTCGGACGCGCCTGGGAAGGACGGTTCGACGCCGCCTTCCTGACGGTCGGGGCGCTCTGCTGGATCGAACGCCTCGACGACCTCTTCGAAGTCGTCAGGCGCTGCCTGAAGCCCGGCGGGATCCTCCTGATCCACGAGATGCATCCGTTCACCAACATGCTGGCGGTTTCGGGCGAAGACGAGTATGATCCGGCGCTTCCGGAGCGGATCGCCCTGCCCTACTTCCGCGACGTCCCCTTCGTCGATGCGATGGGGATGCACTACATGGTCGGCGATCACTATCCGTCGAAGACGTTCACGAGTTTCGCGCACACGACCGCGGAGCTCCTGACGGCGCTGATCAAAAACCGCTTCTCACTCGCGTCGTTTTCCGAGCATCCCGTCGACGTCTCCGACAGTTTCAAGGAACTCGAGCGGTTCCGGATCCCGCTTTCCTACATTCTCACCGCAAGAGCGGTCTGA
- a CDS encoding TetR/AcrR family transcriptional regulator: MNKKSDSILDASITLLLDHGMKGVTMDDISEQANVSKVTIYKYFTDKDTLYKEVCKRIIAGQSSALRCILESNRPLAWKFGSYVKCICDFTDSRLLWLCGELKHFNDRLAGEYADYMDIQTKALSHLVDEGFRSGMIRRNLDQRQVFHLINMGLVYYQQNEEYRRNVRSDSSLQTSILDFFMQGIFVDACLMMGDKATVL, translated from the coding sequence ATGAATAAGAAGAGCGATAGTATTCTGGACGCCTCGATCACGTTGCTTTTGGATCACGGCATGAAAGGCGTGACGATGGACGACATCTCCGAACAGGCAAATGTTTCGAAGGTGACGATCTACAAGTATTTTACCGATAAGGACACCTTGTATAAAGAGGTCTGCAAGCGCATCATCGCCGGTCAATCGTCCGCACTTCGGTGCATTCTTGAGTCGAACCGCCCATTGGCTTGGAAGTTCGGCAGCTATGTGAAATGCATCTGCGATTTTACCGACAGTCGTCTTCTGTGGTTGTGTGGTGAGTTGAAACATTTCAACGATCGGTTGGCAGGAGAGTATGCAGACTATATGGACATCCAGACGAAAGCATTGTCCCATCTCGTCGACGAAGGCTTTCGAAGCGGTATGATCCGCCGCAACCTTGACCAACGGCAAGTATTCCATCTGATCAACATGGGACTTGTCTATTATCAGCAGAATGAGGAATACAGGAGAAACGTGCGCTCCGACTCAAGTCTTCAAACATCGATTCTGGATTTTTTCATGCAGGGGATCTTTGTCGACGCCTGCCTCATGATGGGCGATAAAGCAACGGTCTTATGA
- a CDS encoding ATP:cob(I)alamin adenosyltransferase, producing MKVEDMKRITTRRGDTGVSSNYSNESLPKDSLLFEVLGDLDELSSALGLAWHKAPCETVKTVQTVLQAIGSIVATNPETDPERYRSLRTVGEEYVRMLEEEGSKRLQAHPLQAKFYLPGSEATEAGAYYDVARAVARRAERTVVRFIRDAGRNDVYPSLKYLNRLSDYLFVLARTV from the coding sequence ATGAAGGTCGAAGACATGAAGCGGATCACGACGCGCCGGGGAGACACCGGCGTCTCGTCGAATTACTCGAACGAATCGCTTCCCAAGGACTCCCTCCTTTTCGAGGTCCTCGGCGACCTCGACGAACTCTCGAGCGCCCTCGGCCTCGCCTGGCACAAGGCGCCGTGCGAGACCGTCAAGACCGTCCAGACGGTCCTGCAGGCGATCGGGTCGATCGTCGCGACCAATCCCGAGACCGACCCCGAGCGCTACAGATCGCTCCGCACCGTCGGCGAGGAGTATGTCCGGATGCTCGAGGAGGAAGGCTCGAAGCGCCTCCAGGCGCATCCCCTGCAGGCCAAATTCTACCTTCCGGGCAGCGAAGCCACGGAGGCGGGCGCGTACTACGACGTCGCCCGCGCCGTCGCGCGCCGCGCCGAGCGCACCGTCGTCCGTTTCATCCGCGACGCCGGCAGGAACGACGTATATCCGTCGCTCAAGTATCTCAACCGCCTTTCCGACTACCTCTTCGTCCTCGCCCGGACGGTGTGA
- a CDS encoding triphosphoribosyl-dephospho-CoA synthase: MASVDDILKAREARRDTILEMLRRGGTVVSVRANVPGVRKTTKISRYVVGRFAARFAFDADETRWIDDADGTTFLARYGALGAEPLKAIAVGLEEKTPLGRLSDIDVYPQGGIALTRGALRKCLLCDEPAAVCAREGRHSVEDLLAEMERIARADAVRFAAALIDGAMRAELDLEPKFGLVTKHSRGSHEDMDYAMMKQAGMAIVPHLAEMFALAIDDEQPAAIFARARKEGLEAERAMFSVTGGINAYKGLIFSMGLAAAAAGKAVFGGLSFEDVYDFVSTMAEPLVGELDKKEIGTFGRRAWAENRIGGARLEAARGFPSVRLAVGHVGNCTREELHRALCRLIGVVEDTTLLKRAGSKRRYDEIRARFARIDDFAREKMAALTAECIAEGLSFGGSADLLATAVFLKRIQASFVFRS; this comes from the coding sequence ATGGCAAGCGTTGACGACATCCTGAAGGCGCGTGAAGCGCGCCGAGACACGATCCTCGAGATGCTCCGGCGGGGCGGCACGGTCGTCTCCGTCCGCGCCAACGTCCCGGGCGTCCGGAAGACCACGAAGATCTCCCGCTACGTCGTCGGCCGTTTCGCCGCGCGCTTCGCCTTCGACGCCGACGAGACCCGCTGGATCGACGACGCCGACGGGACGACCTTCCTCGCCCGCTACGGCGCACTCGGCGCCGAACCGCTCAAGGCGATCGCCGTCGGACTCGAGGAGAAGACCCCACTCGGACGCCTGTCCGACATCGACGTCTATCCGCAGGGCGGAATCGCGCTGACGCGCGGGGCGCTCCGCAAATGCCTCCTCTGCGACGAGCCGGCGGCGGTGTGCGCCCGCGAAGGCAGACATTCCGTGGAGGATCTCCTCGCCGAGATGGAGCGGATCGCCCGCGCCGACGCCGTCAGGTTCGCCGCCGCCCTGATCGACGGCGCGATGCGCGCCGAACTCGACCTCGAACCGAAGTTCGGTCTGGTCACGAAGCATTCCCGCGGTTCGCACGAGGACATGGACTACGCGATGATGAAGCAGGCCGGAATGGCGATCGTGCCGCATCTCGCCGAGATGTTCGCGCTCGCGATCGACGACGAGCAACCGGCGGCGATCTTCGCCCGCGCCCGCAAGGAAGGGCTCGAGGCGGAACGGGCGATGTTTTCCGTCACCGGCGGGATCAACGCCTACAAGGGACTGATCTTCTCGATGGGGCTCGCCGCGGCGGCCGCCGGGAAGGCGGTCTTCGGCGGTCTCTCCTTCGAGGACGTCTACGATTTCGTGAGCACGATGGCGGAACCGCTCGTCGGCGAACTCGACAAGAAGGAGATCGGCACCTTCGGCCGCAGGGCCTGGGCCGAGAACCGCATCGGCGGCGCCCGCCTCGAGGCGGCGCGCGGCTTCCCCTCGGTCCGTCTCGCGGTCGGGCATGTCGGAAACTGCACCCGCGAGGAACTCCACCGCGCGCTCTGCCGGCTGATCGGCGTGGTCGAGGACACGACGCTTCTGAAGCGCGCCGGATCGAAGCGGCGCTACGACGAGATCCGCGCGCGCTTTGCGCGGATCGACGACTTCGCCCGCGAGAAGATGGCCGCCCTCACCGCCGAATGCATCGCCGAAGGCCTCAGTTTCGGCGGATCGGCGGACCTGCTCGCGACGGCCGTGTTCCTGAAACGAATCCAGGCGTCGTTCGTGTTCCGCTCCTAA